From a region of the Microbacterium sp. nov. GSS16 genome:
- a CDS encoding MarP family serine protease has product MTPNVVDLLIAVLLIASVATGLGAGLFAVLGSVCGLVLGALAAPWVLPLVARAVPESGPKGLLLVLAAVVLLAVGASIGGAIGRVVRRGADRLRLRLVERMLGGLAALVAGALAITMVGSAIAAAGVPVLSATVASSSVLRTVERYIPPPLAEAAARLNAFAFGETVLPTLEGLLQPGQLEAAPEATPIELATPELERAAASVVKVSGAADGCGVISTGTGFVIAEDRIMTNAHVLAGVSAPIVEVPGEPARDATVVYFDPIDDIAVIAADVQAAPLGLADALAPGESGAVMGYPFGGPFRVTAAGVVSSSSAPVRDIYGDSAAPRGVYALRAQVEPGNSGGPLLTASGQVAGMVFAKDATTPNVGYAMTNDELLPVIAQLGAAGAPVPVGACIR; this is encoded by the coding sequence ATGACCCCGAACGTCGTCGACCTGCTGATCGCCGTACTGCTGATCGCGTCGGTCGCGACCGGCCTCGGGGCGGGCCTGTTCGCCGTGCTCGGCTCGGTGTGCGGCCTGGTGCTCGGCGCACTCGCCGCGCCGTGGGTGCTGCCGCTCGTGGCGCGTGCGGTGCCCGAAAGCGGGCCGAAGGGGCTGCTGCTCGTGCTCGCCGCGGTCGTGCTGCTCGCCGTCGGCGCGAGCATCGGCGGGGCGATCGGTCGAGTCGTGCGCCGCGGCGCCGATCGGCTGCGCCTGCGGCTGGTGGAGCGGATGCTGGGTGGGCTCGCCGCGCTGGTCGCGGGCGCCCTGGCGATCACCATGGTCGGCTCGGCGATAGCCGCCGCGGGTGTTCCCGTGCTCTCGGCCACCGTCGCGTCGTCGAGCGTGCTGCGCACCGTCGAGCGGTACATCCCGCCACCCCTGGCTGAGGCCGCAGCGCGCCTGAACGCCTTCGCGTTCGGCGAGACGGTGCTCCCCACCCTCGAAGGGCTGCTGCAGCCGGGCCAGCTGGAGGCGGCCCCCGAGGCGACGCCGATCGAGCTCGCCACGCCCGAGCTCGAGCGGGCGGCAGCGTCGGTCGTCAAGGTCTCCGGCGCGGCGGACGGGTGCGGGGTCATCTCGACCGGGACCGGGTTCGTGATCGCCGAGGACCGCATCATGACGAACGCACACGTGCTGGCCGGCGTGTCCGCCCCGATCGTCGAGGTGCCCGGCGAGCCGGCGCGCGACGCCACGGTGGTGTACTTCGACCCGATCGACGACATCGCCGTGATCGCCGCCGACGTGCAGGCCGCCCCGCTCGGCCTGGCCGACGCGCTCGCGCCCGGCGAGAGCGGCGCGGTCATGGGATACCCGTTCGGCGGGCCGTTCCGGGTGACGGCCGCCGGGGTGGTCTCGTCGTCGAGCGCCCCCGTGCGCGACATCTACGGCGACAGCGCGGCTCCGCGCGGTGTCTACGCACTGCGGGCGCAGGTCGAACCAGGGAACTCCGGCGGCCCGCTGCTCACCGCCAGCGGGCAGGTGGCCGGGATGGTGTTCGCGAAGGACGCCACCACGCCGAACGTCGGGTACGCCATGACGAATGACGAGCTGCTCCCCGTCATCGCGCAGCTCGGCGCTGCCGGCGCCCCCGTGCCCGTGGGGGCCTGCATCCGCTGA
- the cls gene encoding cardiolipin synthase translates to MLDVNTWPWWAVLGYVVIDLSVRVFAIIVVPRNRRPTAAMAWLLAIFFIPVLGILLFLLIGNPRLPRLRRRKQERINHYIAETASNLRLGSLRPDPPEWFPPLVTMSQAMGALPLSGDNGAHLISDYQASLDAMAEAIRGAQDYVHVEFYILQADSSTDNFFRAMEETAARGIPVRVLLDYWANRWKPKYRETVRRLERMGADWHLMLPVQPLRGRIQRPDLRNHRKLLVIDGTVGFLGSQNITDSSYNLPKNIRLGLHWVDLMVRVDGPVVASLNAVFLSDYYAETDSVPEGIDITRIETGHGDLDCQIVPSGPGFEVENNLRLFLGLLYAARERIMIVSPYFVPDEALLAAVTSAVDRGVQVELFVSEQGDQAMVYHAQRSYYEALLRAGIRIWMYPKPYILHTKSLTIDDQVAVIGSSNMDMRSFGLNMEVSMLVRGEEFVDEMRVVEDDYRSLSRELTLEEWMQQPLRSTVLDNLARLTSALQ, encoded by the coding sequence GTGCTCGACGTGAACACCTGGCCCTGGTGGGCGGTGCTCGGCTATGTCGTCATCGACCTCAGCGTGCGTGTCTTCGCGATCATCGTCGTCCCCCGCAATCGCCGCCCCACCGCGGCGATGGCGTGGCTGCTGGCGATCTTCTTCATCCCCGTGCTCGGCATCCTCCTCTTCCTCCTGATCGGGAACCCGAGACTGCCCCGTCTGCGCCGACGCAAGCAGGAGCGGATCAACCACTACATCGCCGAGACCGCCAGCAACCTCCGGCTCGGCTCGCTGCGCCCAGACCCTCCGGAGTGGTTCCCGCCGCTGGTCACGATGAGCCAGGCGATGGGGGCACTGCCGCTGTCGGGCGACAACGGCGCGCACCTCATCAGCGACTACCAGGCCTCGCTCGATGCCATGGCCGAGGCCATCCGAGGTGCGCAGGACTACGTCCACGTGGAGTTCTACATCCTTCAGGCCGACTCCTCGACCGACAACTTCTTCCGGGCGATGGAAGAGACGGCGGCCCGCGGGATCCCGGTGCGGGTGCTGCTGGACTACTGGGCCAACCGCTGGAAGCCGAAATACCGCGAGACCGTGCGGCGTCTGGAGAGGATGGGCGCCGACTGGCATCTCATGCTGCCTGTGCAGCCCCTGCGCGGACGCATCCAGCGACCCGACCTGCGCAACCACCGCAAGCTGCTCGTGATCGACGGCACGGTCGGCTTCCTGGGGTCGCAGAACATCACCGACTCCTCGTACAACCTGCCCAAGAACATCCGCCTGGGGCTGCACTGGGTCGACCTCATGGTGCGCGTCGACGGGCCGGTCGTCGCCAGCCTCAACGCCGTGTTCCTCAGCGACTACTACGCCGAGACCGACAGCGTGCCGGAGGGCATCGACATCACCCGCATCGAGACCGGGCACGGCGATCTGGACTGTCAGATCGTGCCGTCCGGCCCTGGATTCGAGGTCGAGAACAACCTCCGCCTGTTCCTCGGGCTGCTCTACGCCGCCCGGGAGCGGATCATGATCGTCAGCCCGTACTTCGTTCCCGATGAGGCACTGCTCGCGGCGGTCACCTCGGCCGTCGATCGCGGAGTGCAGGTCGAGCTGTTCGTCTCCGAGCAGGGCGACCAGGCGATGGTCTACCACGCGCAGCGCAGCTACTACGAGGCGCTGCTGCGCGCCGGCATCCGGATCTGGATGTACCCGAAGCCGTACATCCTGCACACCAAGAGCCTCACCATCGACGATCAGGTCGCCGTGATCGGCTCGAGCAACATGGACATGCGCTCGTTCGGTCTGAACATGGAGGTCTCGATGCTCGTGCGCGGTGAGGAGTTCGTCGACGAGATGCGGGTGGTCGAAGACGACTATCGCTCGCTCAGCCGCGAGCTGACACTGGAAGAGTGGATGCAGCAGCCGCTGCGCTCGACCGTGCTCGACAACCTCGCACGGCTCACCTCCGCGCTGCAGTGA
- a CDS encoding diacylglycerol/lipid kinase family protein: MSESRSERAHAALILNPVKVDAERLRSGLLSLSRAHGWAPPRFYETSIEDPGQGITRAAIDEGAAAVLAAGGDGTIRAVAESMAGTGIPFAVLPGGTGNLFARNLGLPLLDVEKVMQAVFTGFTYPVDMGWARLNRPDGTISEHGFVVLAGMGLDADMIANTRPDLKRSVGWVAYLDGAARSLPGAKPFRVVYQVDDGRLHSTKVHSMLFANCGALPAGIALLPDASLDDGAMDIALIQAAGPLGWLGIWRKVWWDNSVLRRTRAGRRVLERRGRDASIRYLRGAEADAAMIGPTSIELDGDELGVAVRMVCRVQRGGLTIVLPEGHDTSGF; the protein is encoded by the coding sequence ATGTCGGAATCGAGGAGCGAGCGCGCGCACGCGGCTCTCATCCTCAACCCGGTGAAGGTCGACGCCGAGCGGCTGCGCTCCGGTCTGCTCTCGCTCTCCCGGGCGCACGGGTGGGCTCCCCCGCGCTTCTACGAGACGAGCATCGAAGATCCCGGCCAGGGGATCACGCGCGCCGCAATCGATGAGGGTGCCGCCGCCGTCCTCGCTGCGGGAGGCGACGGCACGATCCGTGCGGTGGCCGAGAGCATGGCGGGAACGGGCATCCCGTTCGCCGTCCTTCCCGGCGGCACGGGCAACCTCTTCGCCCGCAACCTGGGCCTGCCGCTGCTCGACGTCGAGAAGGTGATGCAGGCCGTCTTCACGGGCTTCACCTACCCGGTCGACATGGGATGGGCACGCCTGAACCGGCCCGACGGCACGATCAGCGAGCACGGCTTCGTCGTGCTCGCCGGCATGGGCCTCGACGCCGACATGATCGCCAACACGCGCCCCGACCTCAAGCGCTCGGTGGGCTGGGTCGCCTATCTCGACGGCGCCGCCCGCTCTCTCCCTGGCGCGAAGCCGTTCCGCGTCGTCTATCAGGTCGACGACGGCCGACTGCACTCGACCAAGGTGCACAGCATGCTGTTCGCCAACTGCGGTGCTCTACCTGCGGGTATCGCGCTGCTTCCGGATGCCTCACTCGACGACGGCGCGATGGACATCGCCCTCATCCAGGCCGCGGGACCGCTGGGTTGGCTGGGCATCTGGCGCAAGGTGTGGTGGGACAACTCGGTGCTCAGGCGCACCCGCGCCGGGCGACGCGTGCTCGAACGGCGCGGCAGAGACGCATCGATCCGGTACCTGCGCGGCGCCGAGGCCGATGCGGCCATGATCGGTCCGACCTCGATCGAGCTCGACGGCGACGAGCTCGGCGTCGCCGTGCGGATGGTGTGCCGGGTGCAGCGCGGCGGTCTGACGATCGTGCTGCCCGAGGGCCACGACACCTCCGGGTTCTGA
- a CDS encoding DUF4192 family protein — MTTIIHATDPAEFLGLVPALAGFTPRQSIVLLPFHGTRTQGAMRIDLPAADVDPDEFADVALRALLQVPDTDAVAVVAYTDHQAAQVPDGVLLPHLSLAEAIVDVCSHAGLRVVEALCVTPDGWGDYLDDVPLVHPLGDIPAAPAVPGIGDVSGDQLAGAQLPRSDLAEREIVGRALRDLGDAIEHSMHGTGARSENPIAIMAAEVMLDDLPHFIEHLLDSPLDDDPFACAALLWCLSRPPLRDAILVQWATDLDFGYRAFDAQLAFSSDRTSVPDAIGEVFMGRGPRPDLDRLGCALQVVRAAAARAPRHAKVGALTAAAWLAWAMGRSSHAGAYVDEALRLEPGHSMASLISSILAAAMLPEWALRRP, encoded by the coding sequence ATGACCACGATCATCCACGCCACAGACCCCGCCGAATTCCTCGGCCTCGTGCCGGCACTCGCCGGCTTCACACCGCGGCAGAGCATCGTCCTGCTGCCGTTCCACGGCACCCGCACGCAGGGCGCGATGCGCATCGATCTGCCGGCGGCCGACGTCGATCCCGACGAGTTCGCCGACGTCGCGCTGCGCGCGCTGCTGCAGGTGCCTGACACCGACGCGGTCGCCGTCGTCGCCTACACCGACCACCAGGCGGCGCAGGTGCCCGACGGCGTGCTGCTTCCTCATCTCTCGCTCGCCGAGGCGATCGTGGACGTGTGCAGCCACGCCGGGCTGAGAGTGGTCGAGGCGCTGTGCGTCACGCCTGACGGCTGGGGCGACTACCTCGACGACGTCCCCCTCGTGCATCCGCTCGGCGACATCCCCGCGGCTCCTGCCGTGCCGGGCATCGGCGACGTCAGCGGAGATCAGCTGGCGGGCGCCCAGCTGCCGCGCAGCGATCTCGCCGAGCGCGAGATCGTCGGCCGTGCGCTGCGCGACCTCGGTGACGCGATCGAGCACAGCATGCACGGCACAGGAGCCCGCTCCGAGAACCCCATCGCGATCATGGCCGCCGAGGTGATGCTCGACGATCTGCCCCATTTCATCGAGCATCTGCTCGACTCGCCGCTCGATGACGACCCGTTCGCCTGCGCCGCCCTGCTGTGGTGTCTGAGCCGCCCGCCGCTGCGTGATGCGATCCTCGTGCAGTGGGCAACCGATCTCGACTTCGGGTACCGCGCGTTCGATGCGCAGCTCGCCTTCTCGAGTGATCGCACCTCGGTGCCGGATGCCATCGGCGAGGTGTTCATGGGCCGCGGCCCCCGCCCAGATCTCGACAGGCTCGGCTGTGCGCTGCAGGTGGTGCGCGCGGCCGCCGCCCGCGCACCGCGCCACGCGAAGGTCGGGGCGCTCACCGCCGCTGCATGGCTGGCATGGGCGATGGGTCGCTCATCTCACGCGGGAGCGTACGTCGACGAGGCGCTGCGTCTCGAGCCCGGCCACAGCATGGCCTCGCTCATCTCCAGCATCCTCGCGGCGGCGATGCTGCCGGAGTGGGCGCTGCGGCGGCCGTGA
- the lysS gene encoding lysine--tRNA ligase, with protein sequence MTDASAPTTASAELEDDVFEQKAVRLAKRERLIEKRMDAGGGAFPVSVPVTHTIPSLRAEYGELEPDTATGVTAGVAGRVVFSRNTGKLCFATLQAGDGSRIQAMVSLANVGEESLADWKALVDLGDHVFVRGEVISSRRGELSIMADAWQIASKAILPLPNAYSELSEEGRVRSRFLDLIVRDQARMTVRARAAVNASLRATFTSHEFLEVETPMLQVQHGGASARPFITHSNAFDTELYLRIAPELYLKRAVVGGIERVYEINRNFRNEGADSTHSPEFAMLEAYQAYSDYNGIADLTQELIQNAAVAVAGSTTVTWADGTEYDLGGEWDRISMYGSLSAAVGREFTPQDDVADLIAFAEANGVDIPPHPTHGKLIEELWEHFVKVDLVRPTFVMDFPVDTSPLVREHRSIAGVVEKWDLYVRGFELATGYSELVDPVIQRERFVEQAKLAAGGDDEAMRVDEEFLRALEHGMPPSGGMGMGIDRLLMAITGLGIRETILFPLVK encoded by the coding sequence ATGACTGACGCGTCCGCGCCGACCACCGCATCCGCCGAGCTCGAAGACGATGTCTTCGAGCAGAAGGCGGTTCGCCTCGCGAAGCGCGAGCGGCTGATCGAGAAGCGGATGGATGCCGGCGGCGGTGCGTTCCCCGTGTCGGTGCCCGTCACTCACACCATCCCGTCGCTGCGCGCCGAATACGGCGAGCTCGAACCCGACACGGCGACGGGAGTCACCGCCGGCGTCGCCGGACGCGTCGTGTTCAGCCGCAACACCGGAAAGCTCTGCTTCGCGACGCTGCAGGCCGGTGACGGCTCGCGCATCCAGGCCATGGTCTCGCTGGCGAACGTCGGCGAGGAGTCGCTGGCCGACTGGAAGGCGCTCGTCGACCTCGGCGATCACGTCTTCGTGCGCGGCGAGGTCATCTCCAGCCGCCGCGGAGAGCTGTCGATCATGGCGGATGCCTGGCAGATCGCGTCGAAGGCGATCCTGCCGCTGCCGAACGCGTACTCCGAACTCAGCGAGGAGGGCCGCGTGCGCAGCCGCTTCCTCGACCTCATCGTGCGCGACCAGGCCCGCATGACCGTGCGCGCCCGCGCTGCCGTGAACGCCAGCCTGCGCGCGACGTTCACCTCGCACGAGTTCCTCGAGGTCGAGACGCCCATGCTGCAGGTGCAGCACGGCGGCGCCTCGGCGCGCCCGTTCATCACCCACTCGAACGCGTTCGACACCGAGCTGTACCTGCGCATCGCCCCCGAGCTGTACCTGAAGCGCGCGGTCGTCGGCGGCATCGAGCGGGTCTACGAGATCAACCGCAACTTCCGCAACGAGGGCGCCGATTCGACGCACAGCCCCGAGTTCGCGATGCTCGAGGCGTACCAGGCGTACAGCGACTACAACGGCATCGCCGACCTGACCCAGGAGCTCATCCAGAACGCGGCGGTCGCCGTCGCCGGCTCCACCACCGTCACCTGGGCCGACGGCACAGAGTACGACCTCGGCGGCGAATGGGACCGCATCTCGATGTACGGCTCGCTGTCGGCGGCCGTCGGCCGCGAGTTCACCCCGCAGGACGACGTGGCAGATCTCATCGCCTTCGCCGAGGCGAACGGCGTCGACATCCCGCCGCACCCCACCCACGGCAAGCTGATCGAAGAGCTCTGGGAGCATTTCGTGAAGGTCGATCTCGTGCGCCCGACCTTCGTGATGGACTTCCCCGTCGACACTTCGCCCCTCGTGCGCGAGCACCGCTCGATCGCCGGCGTGGTCGAGAAGTGGGACCTGTACGTGCGCGGCTTCGAGCTCGCCACGGGATACTCCGAGCTGGTCGACCCTGTCATCCAGCGCGAGCGCTTCGTCGAGCAGGCCAAGCTCGCCGCGGGCGGCGATGACGAGGCCATGCGCGTGGACGAGGAGTTCCTGCGTGCGCTCGAGCACGGCATGCCGCCGTCGGGAGGCATGGGCATGGGCATCGACCGTCTGCTGATGGCCATCACCGGCCTCGGCATCCGCGAGACCATCCTGTTCCCGCTCGTGAAGTGA
- a CDS encoding DUF2207 domain-containing protein — translation MRAQRTPAPLDARSALVALALAIGLLAALLPVTPAAADVDDFSYSSWSAEYDVSLDADGRAIAEVTETLVAEFPQHDQNKGIIRGYPQRYLGAGLDIDIISVTDAEGRDVPFEVETEDDMVLVLTGTDDYVHGSTTYVIRSTMRDFMMHSTESGNDEFYWNLLPLNSTQAIGRFDARIRFAPELAAAATGDTACYAGHQGERRPCDIEKSDDGSTFQVASGGREAGEGVTVAIGFAGGTVTQPAAREPDPVADFAPVVAGGVTLATAAGAWIAVAGMRRRRRTATGIVVAQFDVPADLPPLIAAALIENAPNPAPAQMVHLAVQGALRLEDDGDARPVMRLLDRTRSGHPLDAAMLDALFPAGAAVRRIPRTSTKFAKRMQKLVKRGADEAKSRGWTTSERSRAAMTLGWVSLGMLAATLALLIWTATKDRDLLPLSIIAFVLTAVGVGVTAIVAFSRHTVLTPQGAERAEYLLGVREFIRVAEADRLRMLQSVEGAERRADGSIDVVHLYEKLLPYAMLFRQEGSWSKVLETSYADTGRGPDWVSTYVGVSLASRLSSYSTSMNTAATYTPASSSSGGSTGGGFSGGGGGGGFSGGR, via the coding sequence ATGCGTGCTCAGCGAACCCCCGCCCCGCTCGACGCCCGGAGCGCGCTCGTCGCGCTCGCGCTCGCGATCGGACTGCTCGCCGCGCTGCTGCCTGTCACCCCGGCCGCCGCCGATGTGGACGACTTCTCGTATTCGTCCTGGTCGGCCGAGTACGACGTCTCACTCGACGCCGACGGCAGAGCGATCGCTGAGGTAACCGAGACGCTGGTCGCCGAATTCCCGCAGCACGATCAGAACAAGGGCATCATCCGCGGCTACCCGCAGCGGTATCTGGGTGCGGGGCTCGACATCGACATCATCTCGGTGACGGATGCCGAGGGCCGTGATGTGCCCTTCGAGGTCGAGACGGAGGACGACATGGTGCTCGTGCTCACCGGCACCGACGACTACGTGCACGGTTCGACCACCTACGTGATCAGGTCGACCATGCGCGACTTCATGATGCACAGCACCGAGTCGGGCAACGACGAGTTCTACTGGAACCTGCTGCCACTGAACAGCACGCAGGCCATCGGGCGCTTCGACGCCCGGATCCGCTTCGCCCCCGAGCTCGCGGCCGCGGCCACCGGCGACACCGCCTGTTACGCAGGTCACCAGGGCGAGCGTCGCCCCTGCGACATCGAGAAGTCGGACGACGGCTCGACGTTCCAGGTCGCCTCCGGCGGGCGCGAGGCCGGCGAAGGCGTCACGGTGGCCATCGGGTTCGCCGGCGGCACGGTCACCCAGCCGGCGGCCCGCGAGCCCGATCCGGTGGCCGACTTCGCGCCGGTCGTCGCCGGCGGGGTGACGCTCGCCACCGCCGCGGGCGCGTGGATCGCGGTCGCGGGCATGCGTCGTCGACGCCGCACCGCGACCGGCATCGTCGTCGCGCAGTTCGATGTGCCTGCGGATCTGCCTCCTCTCATCGCCGCTGCGCTCATCGAGAATGCGCCGAACCCCGCTCCCGCGCAGATGGTGCACCTGGCCGTGCAGGGTGCGCTGCGCCTGGAGGATGATGGCGACGCGCGGCCGGTCATGCGCCTGCTCGACAGAACGCGATCCGGGCACCCGCTCGATGCGGCGATGCTGGACGCCTTGTTCCCCGCAGGCGCTGCGGTGCGCCGCATCCCGCGCACGAGCACGAAGTTCGCCAAGCGCATGCAGAAGCTCGTCAAGAGGGGCGCCGACGAGGCGAAGAGCCGCGGCTGGACCACATCCGAGCGCAGCCGCGCGGCGATGACGCTCGGCTGGGTGTCGCTCGGAATGCTGGCGGCCACCCTCGCTCTGCTGATCTGGACGGCCACGAAAGACCGCGACCTGCTGCCGCTGTCGATCATCGCCTTCGTTCTCACCGCCGTCGGCGTCGGCGTCACGGCGATCGTGGCCTTCAGCAGGCACACCGTGCTCACCCCGCAGGGCGCCGAGCGGGCCGAGTATCTGCTCGGCGTGCGAGAGTTCATCCGGGTGGCCGAGGCCGATCGACTGCGCATGCTGCAGTCTGTCGAGGGCGCCGAGCGTCGTGCCGACGGCTCCATCGATGTGGTGCACCTGTACGAGAAGCTGCTGCCCTACGCGATGCTGTTCCGGCAGGAGGGCAGCTGGTCGAAGGTTCTCGAGACCTCGTACGCCGACACCGGCCGCGGTCCCGACTGGGTCAGCACATACGTCGGAGTCTCCCTCGCCTCGCGCCTTTCGAGCTACTCGACCTCTATGAACACCGCCGCAACGTACACACCGGCCTCGAGCTCGTCTGGCGGGTCGACCGGCGGCGGGTTCTCGGGTGGTGGCGGAGGCGGCGGGTTCTCGGGCGGACGCTGA